The following coding sequences lie in one Rhizobium rhododendri genomic window:
- a CDS encoding cryptochrome/photolyase family protein, translating to MTAVTKASGCTILWFRKDLRLDDNLALHAACEKGRPIIPLYIREPDKDGTGPLGAAQRWWLHHSLTALQASLRNLGSDLIFASGEALSALSRLIETSGATGVVWNRRYDPAGIAVDTEIKRQLAERGIEATSFAGQLLHEPSKLMTGGGTPYRVYTPFWRALESRGEPPEPLDAPKEITAPEAWPDSEPLSDWKLLPTKPNWALSFSDVWVPGEASARERLDDFVDEALTGYKADRDFPAKPATSMLSPHLALGEISPARIWYATRNLPKSTPQDDVIHFRKELAWRDFSYHLLFHFPALPSANWNKRFDAFEWRTETDLFEDWTQGRTGYPIVDAGMRQLWKHGWMHNRVRMIVASFLIKDLLIDWRKGEEWFRDTLVDADPASNAASWQWVAGSGADASPFFRIFNPILQGEKFDPEGTYVREFVPELAELGNKYIHRPFEAPASVLGKAGIALGKTYPNPIVDHAKARDRALKAYSAVKDAA from the coding sequence ATGACAGCAGTGACGAAGGCGAGCGGATGCACCATCCTTTGGTTCCGAAAGGACCTCCGGCTCGACGACAACCTCGCGCTGCATGCCGCCTGCGAAAAAGGCCGGCCGATCATTCCCCTCTATATACGCGAACCCGATAAAGACGGCACGGGACCGCTCGGCGCCGCACAGCGCTGGTGGCTCCACCACTCGCTGACCGCGCTTCAGGCGTCTCTCCGCAACCTTGGCAGCGACCTGATATTTGCAAGCGGCGAGGCACTTTCCGCGCTCTCCAGGCTTATCGAAACCTCGGGCGCGACCGGCGTCGTCTGGAACCGCCGCTACGACCCGGCCGGTATCGCCGTCGACACCGAGATCAAGCGGCAACTCGCCGAGCGCGGCATAGAGGCTACCAGCTTCGCCGGCCAGCTGCTGCATGAGCCTTCGAAGCTGATGACCGGCGGAGGCACACCCTACCGCGTGTACACGCCGTTCTGGCGGGCGCTCGAAAGCCGCGGCGAGCCGCCGGAGCCGCTGGATGCACCGAAGGAAATCACAGCCCCTGAAGCGTGGCCGGACAGCGAGCCATTGTCGGACTGGAAACTGCTGCCGACAAAGCCGAACTGGGCGCTGTCGTTCTCCGACGTCTGGGTGCCGGGCGAGGCATCGGCTCGCGAACGGCTCGACGACTTCGTCGACGAGGCGCTGACCGGTTACAAGGCGGATCGTGATTTCCCGGCCAAGCCCGCGACCTCGATGCTTTCTCCGCATCTGGCACTCGGCGAGATATCGCCGGCCCGCATCTGGTATGCGACGCGCAACCTCCCGAAGAGCACGCCGCAGGACGACGTCATCCATTTCCGCAAGGAACTGGCCTGGCGGGACTTTTCCTATCATCTGCTGTTTCACTTCCCGGCCCTTCCCTCCGCCAACTGGAACAAGCGTTTCGACGCCTTCGAATGGAGGACGGAAACGGATCTGTTCGAGGACTGGACGCAAGGGCGCACAGGTTACCCCATCGTCGATGCCGGCATGCGGCAGTTGTGGAAGCATGGGTGGATGCACAATCGCGTCCGCATGATCGTCGCCTCGTTCCTGATCAAGGATCTGCTGATCGATTGGCGTAAGGGCGAGGAGTGGTTTCGCGATACGCTCGTCGATGCCGATCCCGCCAGCAATGCTGCCTCCTGGCAGTGGGTCGCGGGCTCCGGGGCCGACGCCTCGCCGTTTTTCCGCATCTTCAATCCCATCCTGCAGGGCGAGAAATTCGATCCCGAGGGGACGTATGTCCGCGAGTTCGTTCCGGAACTGGCCGAACTCGGCAACAAGTACATTCACCGGCCGTTCGAGGCACCGGCATCGGTGCTCGGCAAGGCGGGCATCGCCCTCGGCAAGACCTACCCCAACCCGATCGTCGACCACGCAAAGGCCCGTGACCGGGCGCTGAAAGCCTATAGTGCAGTAAAGGACGCCGCATGA